A region of Rhizorhabdus wittichii RW1 DNA encodes the following proteins:
- a CDS encoding X-Pro dipeptidyl-peptidase C-terminal domain protein (PFAM: peptidase S15; X-Pro dipeptidyl-peptidase C-terminal domain protein), with protein MSEGAFTTAELLTRHADNGPKITVGYGNKACDPPNPREERVDGMRILRDVSVPMRDGVKLYADVYLPADAADDAELGVIVCWAAFGKHATNSKLPEAMNVAPGLISDHTGWEAPDPAYWTQHGYAVIYPDPRGTWNNEGIYYNFGDVERSDMYDLCEWAGVQSWSNGKVGYIGVSYPGVVCWQIAGLQPPHLAAIIPWEAWSDGYREFAYHGGMRETGHTALIDQVMRWPNKTAEDMNANFDAHPFDDGFWKFKNPDIKSVQVPALVGASWSDQGLHTKGTINAWRNIASKDKWLRVHGRKKWEQYYAPENVELQRAFFDRFLLGREDRFTDQPLITIEVRESAYVGETREEREWPLARTAWTPMYLDTAARTLVGEKPATAGDARYAADGDTPLTFDHKFAQDTEVTGPMKLKLWVEADGSDDMDLFVAVQKLDKAGDPVGFPFFATHVDGPVALGWLRASHRELDPERSTEAEPFHRHQSEQRLVPGEIVPVEIGVWPSSTLFRAGETLRVVIKGKDIYRYLDDPASNSHLKTRNAGTHIVHSGGEYDSHILLPIIPKA; from the coding sequence ATGAGCGAAGGCGCATTCACGACGGCGGAATTGCTGACCCGTCACGCCGACAACGGTCCCAAGATTACTGTCGGTTATGGCAACAAGGCCTGTGATCCGCCGAACCCGCGCGAAGAGCGGGTCGATGGGATGCGCATCCTCCGCGATGTGTCGGTGCCGATGCGCGATGGCGTCAAGCTCTATGCGGATGTCTATTTGCCCGCCGACGCTGCCGACGACGCGGAACTGGGCGTGATCGTTTGCTGGGCGGCATTCGGCAAGCACGCGACCAATTCCAAATTGCCCGAAGCTATGAACGTCGCGCCGGGCCTGATTTCGGACCACACCGGCTGGGAAGCGCCCGATCCCGCGTACTGGACGCAACATGGCTATGCCGTCATCTACCCGGATCCGCGCGGCACATGGAACAACGAGGGCATCTATTACAATTTCGGCGATGTCGAGCGCAGCGACATGTACGACCTTTGCGAATGGGCGGGTGTCCAGTCGTGGAGCAACGGCAAGGTCGGCTACATCGGCGTTTCCTACCCGGGCGTGGTCTGCTGGCAGATCGCCGGGTTGCAGCCACCGCATCTGGCCGCGATCATTCCCTGGGAGGCATGGTCCGATGGCTATCGCGAATTCGCCTATCACGGCGGCATGCGCGAGACCGGCCACACCGCACTGATCGATCAGGTCATGCGCTGGCCAAACAAGACCGCCGAGGACATGAACGCGAACTTCGACGCGCATCCCTTCGACGACGGGTTCTGGAAGTTCAAAAACCCCGACATCAAGTCGGTGCAGGTTCCCGCCCTGGTCGGCGCGAGCTGGTCGGATCAGGGGCTGCATACCAAGGGCACGATCAACGCGTGGCGCAATATCGCCTCAAAGGACAAGTGGCTGCGCGTGCATGGCCGCAAGAAGTGGGAGCAGTACTACGCGCCCGAAAATGTCGAGTTGCAGCGGGCCTTCTTCGATCGTTTCCTGCTGGGTCGGGAGGACCGCTTCACCGATCAACCGCTGATCACCATCGAGGTTCGTGAAAGCGCCTATGTCGGTGAAACGCGGGAAGAACGCGAATGGCCGCTGGCGCGTACCGCGTGGACGCCGATGTATCTGGACACCGCTGCACGCACGCTGGTTGGTGAAAAGCCCGCCACGGCGGGGGACGCGCGCTATGCCGCCGATGGTGACACGCCGCTGACCTTCGACCACAAGTTCGCGCAGGACACCGAGGTTACCGGGCCGATGAAGCTCAAGCTGTGGGTCGAGGCCGATGGGTCGGACGACATGGACTTGTTCGTGGCGGTCCAGAAGCTGGACAAGGCGGGCGATCCGGTGGGCTTCCCGTTCTTCGCCACGCATGTGGATGGCCCCGTCGCGCTTGGCTGGCTGCGCGCAAGCCACCGCGAACTTGATCCCGAACGGTCGACCGAGGCTGAACCTTTTCATCGCCATCAAAGCGAACAGCGCCTCGTGCCCGGGGAGATCGTGCCGGTGGAAATCGGAGTTTGGCCGTCCTCCACGCTGTTCCGCGCCGGTGAGACGCTGCGCGTCGTCATCAAGGGGAAGGACATCTACCGTTATCTGGACGACCCCGCGAGCAATTCGCACCTCAAGACCCGCAACGCCGGTACGCATATCGTGCATAGCGGGGGGGAATATGACTCCCACATCCTGCTGCCAATAATCCCAAAGGCTTGA
- a CDS encoding transcriptional regulator, LysR family (PFAM: regulatory protein, LysR; LysR, substrate-binding), with translation MIDFSERRLRAFMEVVEARSIGRAAIAMNMSQSALSRLIQALEEMHGIDLFQRLPTGVVLTPAGEALVPHARLLLFEMRQASDSLQAIRGLKRGVARVGAVAAITRSILPGAVRRMLDETPGLLVQVTDSLDDRLASALTGNQIDLMISGKVELQGEIHLVGECQFDDTYSIICANDHALAKASTVSIADVLSLPWVMPPLGATPRVLFEDIVRRLGMEMPAVDIESSSPNAIASFVIGTGRLGWMPTPLFTNELSAGSVHRIRIAEFELARRFFIYRRAKGLLPAPARELVRHLPMVGRDQIQQS, from the coding sequence ATGATTGATTTTTCCGAGCGGCGATTGCGCGCGTTCATGGAGGTGGTGGAAGCGCGCAGCATCGGCCGCGCCGCCATCGCCATGAACATGAGCCAGTCGGCGCTCAGCAGGCTGATACAAGCGCTGGAGGAGATGCATGGCATCGACCTCTTCCAGCGTTTGCCGACTGGGGTAGTATTGACTCCTGCTGGCGAGGCGCTGGTTCCTCACGCCCGCTTACTGCTGTTCGAGATGCGCCAGGCCAGCGATTCCTTGCAGGCAATTCGCGGCTTGAAGCGCGGTGTCGCGCGGGTCGGAGCGGTGGCTGCCATAACCCGTTCGATCTTGCCAGGTGCCGTACGCCGAATGCTGGACGAAACGCCCGGCCTGCTGGTTCAGGTGACCGACTCGCTCGATGACCGGCTGGCCTCTGCCCTTACCGGCAATCAGATCGACCTGATGATCAGCGGCAAGGTCGAGTTGCAGGGCGAAATCCATCTGGTCGGCGAATGCCAGTTTGATGACACATACAGCATCATCTGCGCCAACGACCATGCGCTTGCCAAAGCTTCCACGGTCTCCATCGCGGATGTCCTGTCATTGCCTTGGGTGATGCCGCCGCTCGGCGCCACGCCGCGCGTCCTGTTTGAGGACATCGTCCGCCGCCTGGGCATGGAAATGCCGGCTGTCGATATAGAAAGCAGTTCGCCCAATGCGATCGCATCGTTCGTCATCGGGACGGGCCGTCTCGGCTGGATGCCGACCCCGTTGTTCACCAACGAACTGAGCGCCGGAAGCGTACATCGAATCCGGATAGCGGAGTTCGAACTTGCACGGCGGTTTTTCATCTATCGTCGCGCCAAGGGATTGCTGCCGGCCCCTGCGCGCGAACTTGTGCGGCATCTTCCCATGGTCGGCCGAGATCAAATACAGCAGTCTTGA
- a CDS encoding thiamine pyrophosphate enzyme TPP binding domain protein (PFAM: thiamine pyrophosphate enzyme domain protein TPP-binding; thiamine pyrophosphate enzyme, central region; thiamine pyrophosphate enzyme TPP binding domain protein), with protein MTSSLIQNTASTPAASTVRDVTLDLMRSLGMTTIFGNPGSTELPMYRDFPDDFRYVLALQESVVLGVADGYALATGNAAFINLHSAAGLGHALGNLFTSYRNQTPLVVTAGQQSRSILPYEPFLFAERATEFPRPYVKWSCEPARAEDVPAAIARAYYVAMQPPYGPTFVSIPVDDWDRPCPPLATRDVHARYAGDPAVLAEAARAMAAAKKPTIVVNGGVARDGAWDGVITLAERHQAPVWVAPLCGRNNFPEDHPLFAGFLPGDRAAIVARLGETDFILTLGGPLSTYHVDGEGPHIPEGAHMIQLVNDPVAASWAPVGTSIVTDTAVGVAALLAGPEPAARSAPPRRPAPPALDMGGAFTDAHLMERLAALRPAGSVIVEEAPGSRGAMQARLPIIDRDTFYTGASGGLGYGLPAAVGMAMGRPGEKIIALIGDGSSSYSIQALWTAAQQKLPISFVIVKNRRYEALHHFGRHFGLDRTVGTELPDIDFCALARGYGVESFAAGSLEDIDGALLASFAAKGPTLVEVSVA; from the coding sequence ATGACTAGTTCACTCATTCAGAACACTGCCTCGACTCCAGCAGCATCAACCGTCCGCGACGTCACGCTTGACCTGATGCGGTCGCTGGGAATGACGACAATCTTCGGCAATCCGGGGTCGACCGAATTGCCGATGTACCGTGATTTCCCCGATGATTTCCGTTATGTACTCGCGCTTCAGGAATCGGTCGTATTGGGCGTGGCGGATGGCTATGCGCTGGCCACAGGCAATGCGGCGTTCATCAATCTGCACTCTGCCGCGGGCTTGGGCCACGCACTGGGCAACCTGTTCACCAGCTATCGCAATCAGACGCCTCTGGTGGTCACCGCCGGGCAGCAATCACGGTCCATTCTGCCTTACGAACCGTTCCTGTTCGCCGAACGGGCGACGGAGTTTCCCCGGCCCTATGTAAAGTGGAGCTGTGAGCCCGCCCGCGCCGAAGACGTCCCTGCTGCCATCGCGCGCGCTTATTATGTGGCCATGCAGCCGCCTTATGGTCCGACTTTCGTTTCGATTCCGGTCGATGACTGGGACCGCCCCTGTCCGCCCCTGGCCACGCGGGATGTCCATGCGCGCTATGCGGGCGACCCTGCGGTCCTTGCCGAGGCTGCCCGTGCGATGGCAGCAGCCAAAAAGCCCACGATCGTTGTGAACGGTGGTGTGGCGCGTGACGGCGCATGGGATGGTGTGATCACCCTGGCCGAGCGCCACCAGGCGCCTGTATGGGTCGCCCCTCTCTGCGGTCGCAACAATTTTCCAGAGGACCATCCGCTGTTCGCGGGCTTCCTGCCCGGCGACCGCGCGGCAATCGTCGCCCGCCTTGGTGAGACCGACTTCATTCTCACGCTGGGCGGGCCACTTTCCACCTACCATGTCGATGGAGAGGGCCCGCATATTCCTGAAGGCGCTCATATGATCCAGCTGGTCAATGACCCGGTCGCGGCAAGCTGGGCGCCGGTCGGCACGTCGATCGTCACCGACACCGCTGTCGGGGTCGCGGCGTTGCTGGCGGGACCGGAACCAGCCGCGCGATCCGCGCCGCCGCGTCGCCCGGCGCCGCCGGCGCTCGATATGGGCGGCGCATTTACCGACGCCCATCTGATGGAGCGGCTGGCCGCCTTGCGCCCGGCGGGAAGCGTGATCGTGGAAGAGGCGCCCGGTTCGCGCGGAGCGATGCAGGCGCGCCTGCCGATCATCGATCGCGACACCTTCTACACCGGGGCCAGCGGGGGGCTGGGCTATGGCTTGCCGGCGGCGGTCGGCATGGCGATGGGGCGTCCGGGCGAAAAGATCATCGCGCTGATCGGCGACGGCTCCAGTTCCTATTCGATCCAGGCGCTGTGGACGGCGGCGCAGCAGAAGCTGCCGATCAGCTTCGTCATCGTCAAGAACCGGCGGTACGAGGCGCTGCATCATTTCGGCCGTCATTTCGGGCTGGACCGCACCGTCGGTACGGAATTGCCCGACATCGATTTCTGCGCGCTCGCACGAGGCTACGGCGTCGAAAGCTTCGCCGCTGGGTCGCTTGAGGATATCGACGGAGCACTGCTCGCCAGCTTTGCGGCAAAAGGGCCGACGCTTGTCGAAGTCTCGGTCGCCTGA
- a CDS encoding FAD linked oxidase domain protein (PFAM: FAD linked oxidase domain protein), with protein MADIIELLRERLGEASVTLADEIESRHMSDWHVPAEPGTKPVALVRPRTPQEVSAVLAACTETRTPVVPQGGLTGLVGGATAIDGAVLLSLDRMREILELDATAGTITVEAGVPLQAIQEAADAVDLLYPLDIGSRGSCLIGGNVATNAGGNRVLRYGMTRDLVLGMEVVLADGTIVTTLNKMLKNNVGYDLKQFFIGSEGTLGVVTKVVLRLFPKPRSTATALCAFDDFDNVYAFLRRMRAGLADTMSSFEVMWPSFFEAALDKGNHRRPFAGQHAAYVLLEMMGTDPEQDGEHFEAVIGSAIEAGEVSDVVLAQSIGEADRFWAIRDMSGELDGALAPLVAFDISIETGRIAAFLDECERRCRERWSSARMYNFGHLADSNIHMFVTVEERPFPEHEIEQVIYECTQDWGGSISAEIGIGLLKRPYLAYSRSEAEIALMRRVKSALDPLNILNPTKVFEPLDIKLAAE; from the coding sequence ATGGCCGACATCATCGAACTGCTGCGCGAACGACTTGGCGAAGCGTCCGTCACTTTGGCAGACGAGATTGAAAGCCGTCACATGAGTGACTGGCACGTCCCGGCTGAACCCGGCACCAAGCCGGTCGCGCTGGTACGCCCGCGCACACCCCAGGAAGTATCAGCGGTACTGGCTGCATGTACTGAAACCAGAACGCCGGTCGTGCCGCAAGGTGGGCTGACCGGGCTGGTCGGTGGTGCCACCGCGATCGATGGCGCGGTCCTGTTGTCGCTCGACCGGATGCGAGAGATCCTCGAACTCGACGCGACAGCCGGCACGATAACTGTCGAAGCCGGCGTTCCACTTCAGGCGATTCAGGAAGCCGCCGACGCGGTAGATCTCCTCTATCCGCTCGACATCGGATCGCGCGGCTCGTGCCTGATCGGCGGCAACGTGGCCACCAATGCTGGCGGCAACCGGGTGTTGCGCTACGGGATGACGCGCGATCTGGTATTGGGCATGGAAGTCGTTCTGGCCGACGGTACGATCGTGACGACGCTCAACAAGATGCTCAAGAACAACGTGGGCTACGACCTCAAGCAGTTCTTCATCGGCAGCGAAGGAACTCTGGGCGTTGTTACCAAAGTCGTGCTGCGACTGTTCCCCAAGCCGCGCTCCACGGCGACCGCCCTGTGCGCGTTCGACGATTTCGACAACGTCTACGCCTTTCTGCGCCGGATGCGGGCGGGCTTGGCTGACACGATGTCGAGCTTCGAAGTGATGTGGCCGAGCTTTTTCGAAGCGGCGCTGGACAAAGGCAACCATCGCCGCCCCTTCGCCGGTCAACACGCCGCTTATGTCCTGCTGGAAATGATGGGCACCGATCCTGAGCAGGACGGCGAGCATTTCGAGGCCGTGATCGGTTCGGCCATTGAGGCGGGCGAGGTGAGTGACGTGGTTTTGGCACAATCGATCGGCGAAGCCGACCGCTTCTGGGCAATCCGCGATATGTCGGGTGAACTGGACGGCGCTTTGGCGCCGCTCGTTGCGTTCGACATCAGCATCGAGACCGGAAGGATCGCGGCCTTTCTCGACGAGTGCGAACGCCGATGCCGCGAGCGCTGGTCGTCGGCGCGGATGTACAATTTCGGCCATCTGGCTGACAGCAACATTCACATGTTCGTCACGGTCGAGGAACGTCCGTTTCCCGAACACGAGATCGAACAGGTCATCTACGAATGCACGCAAGACTGGGGTGGATCGATCTCGGCAGAGATCGGCATCGGACTGCTCAAGCGGCCCTATCTCGCCTATTCGCGAAGCGAGGCAGAAATTGCGCTGATGCGGCGGGTGAAGTCGGCGCTTGATCCCCTGAACATCCTCAACCCTACCAAGGTCTTTGAACCGCTGGACATCAAACTCGCGGCAGAATGA
- a CDS encoding Methyltransferase type 11 (PFAM: UbiE/COQ5 methyltransferase; methyltransferase small; Methyltransferase type 11; Methyltransferase type 12) — MTSASSQSPSPMQRIWSLGDYHRIAVEHQIVSELLVANMDVRANQQVLDIACGTGNSAIAAARRRAVVTGIDIAPPLLERARLRSEAEGLDSITYDHGDAIQGLPYDDGRFDVVLSTLGLSFFPDHQQSIDECLRVLRPGGKIGIVAWAEPSMPTEFYHLGRDNNAIPEGRHINPAYYITRGPYLANIVGDRVSDVRIRQSNFEATYATIDDYLDLGTQFHGPTIARFASLQDDAQRAEYRQKQYEILERYNRAVDGTFALSYDYTEIILVKR, encoded by the coding sequence ATGACGAGTGCCAGCAGCCAATCCCCTTCGCCGATGCAGCGCATCTGGAGCTTGGGCGATTATCACCGCATCGCGGTCGAGCATCAGATCGTCAGCGAACTACTGGTTGCGAATATGGACGTGCGCGCAAACCAGCAGGTCCTCGACATCGCTTGCGGAACCGGTAACAGCGCGATCGCCGCCGCCCGCCGTCGCGCTGTCGTCACCGGCATCGACATCGCCCCTCCGCTGCTGGAGCGGGCGCGTCTGCGCAGCGAGGCTGAGGGTCTGGATTCGATCACCTACGATCATGGCGACGCCATTCAGGGCCTTCCCTACGACGATGGCCGCTTCGACGTCGTTCTCTCCACACTTGGGTTGAGCTTCTTCCCCGACCACCAGCAATCGATCGACGAATGCCTGCGCGTCCTGCGGCCCGGTGGAAAGATCGGCATCGTCGCCTGGGCCGAACCCAGCATGCCGACCGAATTCTATCATCTGGGCCGCGATAACAATGCGATACCCGAAGGTCGGCATATCAACCCTGCCTATTACATAACCCGCGGCCCCTATCTTGCGAATATCGTTGGCGATCGCGTCAGCGATGTCCGCATTCGACAGAGCAATTTCGAAGCCACTTATGCGACGATCGACGATTATCTTGATCTTGGGACGCAATTCCACGGCCCGACAATAGCCCGTTTCGCATCACTGCAAGACGATGCGCAGCGCGCTGAATACAGGCAGAAGCAGTACGAAATACTCGAGCGCTACAACCGCGCGGTGGACGGCACCTTTGCCCTCAGCTATGATTATACTGAGATAATTCTGGTCAAGCGCTAA
- a CDS encoding transposase, IS4 family (PFAM: transposase, IS4 family protein) yields the protein MWTPATRAQHTRVAKRYQTDLSDAEWRLIAAFLPEARSTGRRREWPMREIVNAIFYVLRGGIAWRLLPKDFPPWQTVYRWFALLRDEAVFERMNHALVMTDRERTGREASPSAAIIDSQSVKTTESGGPRGYDAGKKIKGRKRHALVDTDGRALLVEPHTADVQDRDGGGAVLQISRGLFPFIEKVWADGGYNHERVTQATSITVEIVSKITGQTGFVVLPRRWVVERFFAWINRNRRLAKDVEATLKSAAAFLYAAAAMLMIRRLARSA from the coding sequence ATGTGGACCCCGGCCACCCGCGCGCAGCATACGCGCGTGGCGAAGCGATACCAGACGGATTTGAGTGATGCGGAGTGGCGATTGATCGCCGCATTTCTGCCCGAGGCACGTTCGACCGGGCGACGGCGGGAATGGCCGATGCGCGAGATCGTGAACGCCATATTCTATGTGCTGCGCGGCGGGATCGCCTGGCGACTGTTGCCGAAAGACTTTCCTCCGTGGCAGACAGTCTACCGCTGGTTTGCCCTGTTGCGCGACGAAGCAGTGTTCGAGCGAATGAACCATGCTCTGGTGATGACCGACCGCGAACGGACGGGGCGCGAGGCCAGCCCGAGCGCGGCCATTATCGACAGTCAGAGCGTCAAGACCACGGAAAGCGGCGGCCCACGGGGCTATGACGCCGGCAAGAAGATCAAGGGGCGCAAGCGACATGCCCTGGTCGATACCGATGGCAGGGCGCTGCTGGTCGAACCTCACACCGCCGATGTCCAGGATCGTGATGGCGGTGGTGCAGTGCTGCAAATATCACGCGGCCTGTTCCCGTTCATCGAGAAGGTCTGGGCCGATGGCGGCTACAACCATGAGCGCGTCACGCAGGCTACCAGCATCACCGTTGAAATCGTCAGCAAAATCACCGGGCAGACCGGCTTCGTCGTCCTGCCAAGGCGCTGGGTCGTTGAACGCTTCTTCGCATGGATCAACCGAAATCGCCGTCTCGCCAAGGACGTCGAGGCAACCCTCAAGTCCGCCGCAGCATTCCTCTACGCCGCCGCTGCCATGCTCATGATCCGCAGACTGGCGCGATCAGCGTGA